One genomic segment of Natrononativus amylolyticus includes these proteins:
- a CDS encoding XapX domain-containing protein — protein MDLKFIALGLLTGFLTGAFFALVDVPIPAPPELPGLMGIVGIYLGYKLVDGMDVSLNVLESLGF, from the coding sequence ATGGATCTGAAGTTCATCGCACTGGGGCTGCTGACCGGCTTTCTCACCGGTGCGTTCTTCGCGCTGGTCGACGTCCCGATCCCCGCACCGCCGGAGCTACCGGGACTGATGGGGATCGTCGGCATCTACCTGGGGTACAAACTAGTCGACGGAATGGACGTCAGCCTCAACGTCCTCGAGTCGCTCGGCTTCTAG
- a CDS encoding succinylglutamate desuccinylase/aspartoacylase family protein codes for MTDDASPPAASVDEATGADADPDGLDEAFTYNGGRVDPGESANIRYGISETYLGDPVRIPVTVINGEHPGPTVFLSAAAHGDELNGIEVVREVAHDWDHADLHGTLVCLPVMNVPGFLAQERYLPIYDRDLNRSFPGREDSTSARRMAHRIFTNFIEPCDIGLDFHTSTRGRTNMLHVRANMERPEVARLANAFSSNVIIAGEGPSGTLRREATEAGVPTITIEMGEAHRFQRKLIDRGLTGVASVLAEFGLHRESSVHWPGWRTVIDDADEKTWLRADVGGIVDMKHGRGELVHEGDVICTITNPFKEEDDIDTVEAPFTGLLVGVLENPVVYPGNPLCHLVGLSDDTLIALERELSSDGTYIDVPE; via the coding sequence ATGACCGACGACGCCTCTCCTCCCGCGGCCTCCGTGGACGAGGCTACCGGCGCCGACGCGGATCCCGACGGACTCGACGAGGCCTTCACGTACAACGGCGGCCGCGTCGATCCGGGCGAGTCGGCGAACATCCGCTACGGCATCAGCGAGACGTATCTCGGCGATCCCGTCCGAATTCCCGTGACGGTGATCAACGGCGAGCACCCCGGCCCCACGGTGTTCCTCTCGGCGGCGGCCCACGGCGACGAACTCAACGGGATCGAGGTCGTCCGCGAGGTCGCTCACGACTGGGATCACGCCGACCTCCACGGCACGCTCGTCTGCCTTCCCGTGATGAACGTCCCCGGCTTTCTCGCCCAGGAGCGGTACCTCCCGATCTACGACCGGGACCTGAACCGATCGTTTCCGGGCCGGGAGGACAGCACGAGCGCGCGGCGGATGGCCCACCGGATCTTCACGAACTTCATCGAACCCTGCGACATCGGCCTCGACTTTCACACCTCGACGCGGGGTCGGACCAACATGCTCCACGTCCGAGCGAACATGGAACGCCCGGAGGTCGCCCGCCTCGCGAACGCGTTCAGTTCGAACGTGATCATCGCCGGCGAGGGGCCGTCGGGAACGCTCCGCCGGGAGGCGACCGAGGCCGGCGTGCCGACGATCACCATCGAGATGGGCGAAGCCCACCGGTTCCAGCGAAAACTGATCGACCGGGGGCTCACCGGCGTCGCGAGCGTCCTTGCCGAGTTCGGCTTACACCGGGAGTCGTCGGTGCACTGGCCCGGCTGGCGGACCGTCATCGACGACGCCGACGAGAAGACCTGGCTGCGCGCCGACGTCGGCGGGATCGTCGACATGAAACACGGCCGCGGCGAACTCGTCCACGAGGGCGACGTGATCTGTACGATCACGAACCCGTTCAAGGAAGAAGACGACATCGACACCGTCGAGGCTCCCTTCACGGGGCTGCTCGTGGGCGTCCTCGAGAACCCCGTCGTCTACCCGGGGAATCCGCTCTGTCACCTGGTGGGGCTGAGCGACGACACGCTCATCGCCCTCGAGCGCGAGCTGTCGAGCGACGGCACGTACATCGACGTCCCCGAGTGA
- a CDS encoding succinate dehydrogenase hydrophobic membrane anchor subunit yields MAERYSSFAPGGTAWLLQRVTAAFLIVVLAFHFFLLHFVNHAADITFAGTQARMENVGYFLTMVLFLVTATFHGVNGVYNALVNQGLKGTQKKVVLAVLVIAGTALIAQGTWVALVMAGWI; encoded by the coding sequence ATGGCGGAACGCTACTCCTCGTTCGCGCCGGGCGGAACCGCGTGGCTGCTCCAGCGAGTCACGGCCGCGTTCCTGATCGTGGTGCTCGCCTTCCACTTCTTCCTCTTGCACTTCGTCAACCACGCGGCGGACATCACGTTCGCCGGAACGCAGGCCCGGATGGAGAACGTCGGCTACTTCCTGACGATGGTGCTGTTCCTGGTGACGGCGACGTTCCACGGCGTCAACGGCGTCTACAACGCCCTCGTCAACCAGGGACTCAAAGGCACGCAAAAGAAGGTCGTCCTCGCCGTACTGGTGATCGCAGGCACAGCGCTGATCGCCCAGGGAACCTGGGTCGCACTCGTAATGGCAGGGTGGATCTAA
- a CDS encoding HD domain-containing protein — protein MSDADTSSEPGDDARRIYSPDDEHNFPDAKLNEVLAYVDADEEIQAYLEAQNVNAVDRKRYNDHGAKHISIVRNRALCLYDLLKAGDVDFNGARQQGLEEEDESVIIALAATLHDVGHTVHRDQHAYYSIPLAADILDRVLPEFYDVTDTVRMKGEVLHAILCHHTAETPLTTEAGVIRVADALDMERGRSRIPYEQGGRGINTLSSQAIRRVSLHEGETRPVMVEIAMTNAAGVYQVDNLLKSKLRGSGLEDEIRIVAVNTNENHEQLVERIEL, from the coding sequence ATGAGCGATGCCGATACGAGTTCGGAGCCCGGCGACGACGCTCGCCGCATCTACTCCCCCGATGACGAGCACAACTTTCCCGACGCGAAGCTCAACGAGGTGCTCGCGTACGTCGACGCCGACGAGGAGATTCAGGCCTACCTCGAGGCCCAGAACGTCAACGCCGTCGACCGCAAGCGCTACAACGACCACGGCGCGAAACACATCTCGATCGTCCGCAACCGGGCGCTGTGTCTGTACGACCTGCTGAAAGCCGGCGACGTCGACTTCAACGGCGCCCGTCAGCAGGGACTCGAGGAGGAAGACGAGTCGGTGATCATCGCGCTCGCGGCGACGCTCCACGACGTCGGTCACACCGTCCACCGGGACCAGCACGCCTACTACTCCATCCCCCTCGCCGCGGACATCCTCGACCGCGTTCTCCCCGAGTTCTACGACGTCACGGACACCGTCAGAATGAAAGGAGAGGTGCTCCACGCGATCCTCTGTCACCACACCGCCGAGACGCCGCTGACGACCGAGGCGGGGGTCATCCGGGTCGCCGACGCCCTCGACATGGAGCGCGGGCGCTCGAGAATCCCCTACGAGCAGGGCGGTCGCGGCATCAACACCCTCTCGAGTCAGGCCATCCGGCGCGTCTCCCTCCACGAGGGCGAAACCCGACCGGTGATGGTCGAGATCGCGATGACCAACGCCGCGGGCGTCTATCAGGTCGACAACCTCCTCAAGTCGAAGCTCCGTGGCTCGGGACTCGAGGACGAGATTCGAATCGTCGCGGTGAACACGAACGAGAACCACGAACAGTTGGTCGAGCGGATCGAACTGTAG
- a CDS encoding helix-turn-helix domain-containing protein: MGGTVAEIGLAADEFALAGTMERLDDVQFDIERIVASNSDHVMPYIWVESEQFDEIDAVLEADESVESVELLADLEGERLYQMDWVSRIETLVQILVQEDGTVLSAQGNSDGWTLRILVPERDALSRTYEYCRENEFSMDIHSIYNLDDGREGRFGLTDDQQDTLEAAFELGYYEIPRETLMDELAAEFDISHQALSERLRRAHGTLVENTIIIGRPEEHR; the protein is encoded by the coding sequence ATGGGAGGCACTGTCGCCGAAATCGGGCTCGCCGCAGACGAGTTCGCACTGGCGGGGACGATGGAACGACTGGACGATGTACAGTTCGATATCGAGCGAATCGTCGCCAGCAACTCGGATCACGTGATGCCGTACATCTGGGTCGAGAGCGAGCAGTTCGACGAGATCGACGCGGTGCTCGAGGCGGACGAGAGCGTCGAGAGCGTCGAATTGCTGGCAGACCTCGAGGGCGAACGACTGTATCAGATGGACTGGGTGAGCCGGATCGAGACGCTCGTCCAGATCCTCGTCCAGGAGGACGGAACGGTCCTCTCCGCGCAGGGCAACAGCGACGGGTGGACGCTTCGAATCCTCGTTCCCGAGCGCGATGCGCTCTCGCGGACGTACGAGTACTGCCGGGAGAACGAGTTCTCGATGGACATTCACAGCATCTACAACCTCGACGACGGTCGAGAGGGGCGGTTCGGGCTGACCGACGACCAGCAGGACACGCTCGAGGCGGCGTTCGAACTCGGCTACTACGAGATCCCGCGGGAGACGCTGATGGACGAGCTCGCGGCGGAGTTCGACATCTCCCACCAGGCGCTCTCCGAACGCCTGCGACGGGCGCACGGCACCCTCGTCGAGAACACGATCATCATCGGCCGCCCCGAAGAGCACCGGTGA
- a CDS encoding 5'-deoxyadenosine deaminase, which translates to MLLSGTVVADAETVIHDGAVVVEDDTIVAIGDRGDCLERYPEHERHACDVLMPGTVGAHVHSVQSLGRGIADDTELLDWLFEYVLPMEASLSAEEMRVAAELGYLEMIESGTTTCVDHLSVAHAGEAFEAATELGIRGRLGKVMMDKEAPEGLLEGTDEALAESERLIERYHDTAGGRIKYAVTPRFAVSCTEACLRGSRELANAHDGVTIHTHASENRGEIAAVESDTGKRNIHWLDEVGLTGEDVVLAHCVWTDESERAVLAETGTHVTYCPSSNMKLASGVAPVLDYLDRGINVALGNDGPPCNNTLDPFTEMRQASLLQKVDRLEPQALPAKTVFEMATRNGARAAGFDRVGALREGWAADIVGLRTDITRGTPIHDVLSHLTFVAHGDDVTFTMVDGEVLMRDGEVEVADPEAIRKRAREIASGLEAS; encoded by the coding sequence ATGTTGTTGTCGGGTACGGTCGTCGCCGACGCCGAGACCGTGATTCACGACGGTGCGGTCGTCGTCGAGGACGATACGATCGTCGCGATAGGGGACCGAGGGGACTGTCTCGAGCGGTATCCCGAGCACGAACGGCACGCCTGCGACGTGTTGATGCCCGGAACGGTGGGCGCACACGTCCACTCGGTCCAGAGCCTGGGCCGGGGGATCGCCGACGACACCGAACTACTCGACTGGCTGTTCGAGTACGTGCTTCCGATGGAGGCGTCGCTCTCCGCCGAGGAGATGCGCGTCGCCGCCGAGTTGGGCTACCTCGAGATGATCGAGAGCGGGACGACGACCTGCGTCGACCACCTCTCGGTCGCCCACGCGGGGGAGGCGTTCGAGGCCGCCACCGAGCTCGGCATCCGCGGCCGACTCGGGAAGGTGATGATGGACAAGGAGGCGCCCGAGGGGCTGCTCGAGGGCACCGACGAGGCGCTGGCGGAAAGCGAGCGACTGATCGAACGGTATCACGACACGGCCGGCGGACGCATCAAGTACGCCGTCACGCCGCGCTTTGCCGTGAGCTGTACCGAGGCCTGTCTTCGAGGAAGTCGCGAACTCGCAAACGCCCACGACGGGGTGACGATCCACACGCACGCGAGCGAGAACCGCGGCGAAATCGCCGCCGTGGAGTCGGACACCGGAAAGCGGAACATCCACTGGCTCGACGAGGTGGGGCTCACCGGGGAGGACGTCGTCCTCGCTCACTGCGTCTGGACCGACGAGTCCGAGCGAGCGGTGCTCGCGGAGACGGGCACGCACGTCACCTACTGCCCGTCCTCGAACATGAAACTCGCAAGCGGCGTCGCGCCGGTGCTCGACTACCTGGATCGAGGAATCAACGTCGCACTCGGCAACGACGGACCGCCGTGTAACAACACGCTCGATCCGTTCACCGAGATGCGCCAGGCCTCGCTGTTACAGAAGGTAGATCGGTTAGAGCCACAGGCCCTTCCGGCGAAAACGGTGTTCGAGATGGCGACGCGAAACGGCGCGCGCGCGGCGGGGTTCGACCGCGTCGGCGCGCTCCGCGAGGGGTGGGCGGCCGATATCGTCGGCCTGCGAACCGACATCACTCGCGGGACGCCGATCCACGACGTGCTCTCACACCTCACGTTCGTCGCTCACGGCGACGACGTGACGTTCACGATGGTCGACGGCGAGGTGCTGATGCGCGACGGCGAGGTCGAAGTCGCCGACCCCGAAGCGATCAGGAAGCGGGCACGGGAGATCGCGAGCGGACTCGAGGCCAGCTAG
- a CDS encoding succinate dehydrogenase/fumarate reductase iron-sulfur subunit, with protein MSTQQQEQPEEPESQEAPTEQEMSGLSSPQQTRLQRKQEGLAQREQAARDAEPEEETAHLKVFRYDPEVEGKQEPRFDDFHVPLERGMTVLDALIYARDEFDPSLTFRHSCRQAICGSDAFFVNGSQRLGCKTQLSELDQPIRVEPLPHQEVVKDLVVDMEHFYDQMHSVEPYFQEEDLPAGDLEEQRQTRENREKVKMSTRCIWCAACMSSCNIAAGDNEYLGPAAINKAYRFAMDDREGEDIKEHRLRILEQEHGVWRCQTQFSCTEVCPKDIPLTEHIQELKREAVKKNLKFW; from the coding sequence ATGAGTACTCAACAGCAAGAACAACCCGAGGAACCCGAATCACAGGAGGCACCGACCGAACAGGAGATGAGCGGCCTCTCCTCGCCCCAGCAGACCCGACTCCAGCGCAAACAGGAGGGCCTCGCACAGCGCGAGCAGGCTGCCAGGGACGCAGAGCCCGAGGAGGAGACGGCCCACCTCAAGGTCTTTCGCTACGACCCCGAGGTCGAGGGGAAACAGGAACCGCGCTTCGACGACTTCCACGTCCCCCTCGAGCGCGGGATGACCGTCCTCGACGCGCTGATCTACGCCCGCGACGAGTTCGACCCATCGCTGACGTTCCGACACTCCTGCCGGCAGGCGATCTGCGGTTCGGATGCGTTCTTCGTCAACGGCTCCCAACGTCTGGGCTGTAAGACGCAGCTGTCGGAACTCGACCAGCCGATCCGCGTCGAACCGCTCCCCCACCAGGAGGTCGTCAAGGACCTGGTCGTCGACATGGAACACTTCTACGACCAGATGCACTCCGTTGAGCCGTACTTCCAGGAGGAGGACCTGCCGGCGGGCGACCTGGAGGAGCAGCGCCAGACCCGCGAGAACCGCGAGAAGGTGAAGATGTCGACCCGGTGTATCTGGTGTGCGGCGTGTATGTCCTCGTGTAACATCGCGGCGGGCGACAACGAGTACCTCGGCCCGGCGGCGATCAACAAGGCCTACCGGTTCGCGATGGACGACCGCGAGGGCGAGGACATCAAGGAGCACCGACTCCGCATCTTAGAGCAGGAACACGGCGTCTGGCGGTGTCAGACCCAGTTCTCCTGTACCGAGGTGTGTCCGAAGGACATCCCGCTGACCGAGCACATTCAGGAGCTCAAGCGGGAGGCGGTCAAGAAGAACCTGAAATTCTGGTAA
- a CDS encoding redoxin domain-containing protein, translating to MPTTGDSAPDFTAPLATGDVESITLSERLEEEAPVVLAFFPGAFTSVCTAEMCAFDDRLEAFEDLEATVYGVSVDSPFALNEFRARNDLSFDLISDFEKEIVDAYDVRTDFENLGVYGLAKRAVFVVDGDGELTYAWISDDAGVEPDYDEVEAAVAETA from the coding sequence ATGCCAACGACTGGCGACTCAGCACCCGACTTCACCGCACCGCTCGCGACCGGCGACGTCGAGTCGATCACGCTCTCGGAGCGACTCGAGGAGGAGGCGCCGGTCGTCCTCGCCTTCTTCCCCGGCGCGTTCACGAGCGTCTGTACGGCCGAGATGTGTGCGTTCGACGACCGCCTCGAGGCGTTCGAAGACCTCGAGGCGACCGTTTACGGCGTCAGCGTCGACTCGCCGTTCGCGCTCAACGAGTTCCGCGCACGGAACGACCTCTCGTTCGACCTGATCAGCGACTTCGAAAAGGAGATCGTCGACGCCTACGACGTCCGGACGGACTTCGAGAACCTCGGCGTGTACGGACTGGCAAAGCGCGCGGTGTTCGTCGTCGACGGCGACGGCGAACTCACCTACGCCTGGATCAGCGACGACGCCGGCGTCGAACCCGACTACGACGAGGTCGAAGCCGCCGTCGCCGAGACGGCATAA
- a CDS encoding MarR family transcriptional regulator has protein sequence MKLEARSTPDVSIPADLESPQAKLIYLYLAVRERATADELCATLDVDKGSVLSITGTLRERGHVERVNGAYGLV, from the coding sequence ATGAAATTGGAAGCGCGCTCTACGCCGGACGTGTCGATACCCGCGGATCTCGAATCGCCGCAGGCGAAGCTGATCTACCTCTACCTCGCCGTTCGCGAGCGGGCGACGGCGGACGAACTCTGCGCGACGCTCGACGTCGACAAGGGATCGGTGCTCTCGATCACCGGCACGCTGCGCGAGCGCGGCCACGTCGAGCGCGTCAACGGGGCCTACGGGCTGGTCTGA
- a CDS encoding FAD-binding protein — protein sequence MYEHDVIVVGAGGAGLRAAIGAHEAGADVAMVTKLHPVRSHTGAAEGGINAALRDGDDWELHAYDTMKGSDYLGDAPAIETLAKDAPEDTITLEHWGMPFSREEDGTVSQRPFGGLSFPRTTYAGAETGHHLLHVLYEQVVKRGIQVYDEWYVMNLAVTDEPDPNDRTCHGVVAYDVQSGVVEGFKANKGVILATGGPGQAFDHTTNAVSCTGDGNAMAYRAGVPMEDMEFVQFHPTTLPSTGVLISEGVRGEGGILYNELGERFMFEHGYANNAGELASRDVVSRAELTEVNQGRGVEDEYVHLDMRHLGAERILDRLENILHLAEDFEGVDGLVEPMPVKPGQHYEMGGIETDENGETCISGLYAAGECACVSVHGANRLGGNALPELVVFGKRAGRHAAGEDLGEAEIETGYAEGVEEETDVDLPITPGEAGIEPTGADDVAADGSGQVADVDGVLARAVEAERDRVERLMEKDDGVPHAEIRAKLQKAMTADVNVFRNEEGIKRALRTIRECREEYRDVYVADPSRTFNTDLQMTYETRNLIDVAETIALGALVRNEFRGAHWRQENQERDDENWLKHTMISWNGGKPSIWYRPVILEGEEKTYEPKIRSY from the coding sequence ATGTACGAACACGACGTCATCGTGGTCGGCGCCGGCGGCGCCGGCCTCCGGGCTGCGATCGGCGCCCACGAAGCGGGCGCCGACGTGGCGATGGTAACGAAACTCCACCCGGTCCGCAGCCACACCGGCGCGGCGGAGGGGGGAATCAACGCGGCGCTCAGAGACGGTGACGACTGGGAACTCCACGCCTACGACACGATGAAGGGCTCGGACTACCTGGGCGACGCCCCCGCGATCGAGACCCTCGCCAAGGACGCCCCCGAGGACACGATCACCCTAGAGCACTGGGGGATGCCGTTCTCCCGCGAGGAGGACGGCACCGTCTCCCAGCGGCCCTTCGGCGGCCTCTCGTTCCCGCGAACGACCTACGCCGGGGCCGAGACCGGCCACCACCTGCTGCACGTCCTCTACGAACAGGTCGTCAAACGCGGCATCCAGGTGTACGACGAGTGGTACGTGATGAACCTCGCCGTCACTGACGAGCCGGACCCGAACGACCGGACCTGCCACGGCGTGGTCGCCTACGACGTCCAGAGCGGCGTCGTCGAGGGCTTCAAGGCGAACAAGGGAGTCATCCTCGCGACCGGCGGCCCCGGCCAGGCGTTCGACCACACCACCAACGCCGTCTCCTGTACCGGCGACGGGAACGCGATGGCCTACCGGGCGGGCGTGCCGATGGAGGACATGGAGTTCGTCCAGTTCCACCCGACGACCCTCCCCAGCACGGGCGTCCTCATCTCCGAAGGGGTCCGCGGCGAGGGCGGTATCCTGTACAACGAACTCGGCGAGCGGTTCATGTTCGAACACGGCTACGCCAACAACGCGGGCGAACTCGCCTCCCGAGACGTCGTCTCGCGGGCCGAGCTGACGGAGGTCAACCAGGGACGGGGCGTCGAGGACGAGTACGTCCACCTCGACATGCGCCACCTCGGCGCCGAGCGCATCCTCGACCGCCTCGAGAACATCCTCCACCTCGCGGAGGACTTCGAGGGCGTCGACGGCCTCGTCGAGCCGATGCCGGTCAAGCCCGGCCAGCACTACGAGATGGGCGGCATCGAGACCGACGAGAACGGCGAGACCTGCATCTCCGGGCTGTACGCCGCCGGCGAGTGCGCCTGCGTCTCCGTCCACGGCGCGAACCGCCTGGGCGGGAACGCCCTCCCCGAACTGGTCGTCTTCGGCAAGCGCGCCGGGCGCCACGCCGCCGGCGAGGACCTGGGCGAGGCCGAGATCGAGACCGGCTACGCAGAGGGCGTCGAGGAGGAAACCGACGTCGACCTCCCGATCACGCCCGGCGAAGCGGGGATCGAGCCCACCGGAGCGGACGACGTCGCGGCCGACGGCTCCGGCCAGGTTGCGGACGTCGACGGCGTCTTAGCGCGCGCCGTCGAGGCCGAGCGCGACCGCGTCGAGCGACTGATGGAGAAAGACGACGGCGTCCCGCACGCCGAGATCCGCGCGAAGCTTCAGAAGGCGATGACCGCCGACGTCAACGTCTTCCGCAACGAGGAGGGAATCAAGCGCGCGCTGCGGACGATCCGGGAGTGTCGCGAGGAGTACCGCGACGTCTACGTCGCCGACCCCTCGCGGACGTTCAACACGGACCTGCAGATGACCTACGAGACGCGCAACCTGATCGACGTCGCCGAGACGATCGCCCTCGGCGCACTCGTGCGAAACGAGTTCCGCGGCGCCCACTGGCGCCAGGAGAACCAGGAGCGCGACGACGAGAACTGGCTCAAACACACCATGATCTCCTGGAACGGCGGCAAGCCGTCGATCTGGTACCGGCCGGTGATCCTCGAGGGCGAGGAGAAGACCTACGAGCCGAAGATCCGCAGCTACTGA
- the sdhC gene encoding succinate dehydrogenase, cytochrome b556 subunit, producing the protein MSQSYNRGLIEDFGRWKEFSAGMWAWIFHKFTGWMLIGYLFTHIAVLSSAIAAADGQTMVLAGEQVDAYTGTIQGLESLFIIRVLEVGLLAVAVFHILNGTRLLMVDLGIGLEAQDKSFYASLILTGVITVASVPTFLQGVGF; encoded by the coding sequence ATGAGTCAGTCTTACAATCGCGGTCTCATCGAGGACTTCGGTCGCTGGAAGGAGTTCTCGGCCGGGATGTGGGCGTGGATCTTTCACAAGTTCACGGGGTGGATGCTCATCGGCTACCTGTTTACCCACATCGCCGTGTTGAGTAGCGCCATAGCGGCGGCCGACGGTCAGACGATGGTTCTCGCCGGGGAACAGGTCGACGCCTACACCGGCACGATCCAGGGACTCGAGAGCCTGTTCATCATCCGGGTGCTCGAGGTCGGCCTCCTCGCGGTCGCCGTCTTCCACATCCTGAACGGGACGCGCCTGCTGATGGTCGACCTGGGAATCGGTCTCGAGGCCCAGGACAAGAGCTTCTACGCGTCGCTAATCCTGACGGGCGTCATCACCGTCGCGAGCGTGCCGACGTTTCTCCAGGGGGTGGGCTTCTAG